Within the Acidobacteriota bacterium genome, the region CTTGCAGGAATTTGGGGGTTGGTATTGAAATAACAAGCGGCATCTACATGGAGCTTTAGACCTCATCTGTCGGCAGTTTCTTAGTGTGATCGGAATCAGCATGGGTAGTAATAAGATTGTATTTCCAGATGCTATCGCTGGGCTGCTGGCAGGAGACTTTTCGCGCCTTGCCCCGTTGTTTGCGGACGACAAGCCTGAAGCTGGACAGCGTTGTGCCATCATCGTTTGGGTTGAACAAGGGTTGTTTGCAAATGAACCGAAAGCGTTGGCGGAAGCCTTGTCCTGTGCCTGCTTCCTCGGTTGCACCACCGTTGCCGAAACTCTGATTCAGCACGGCGTAAACGCCGAGGCAGGCAACGGGACGGGGCTGAATGCCTTGCATTGGGCGGCCAATCGCGGGCAGTTGGAGGTCGTTCGCTTGTTGCTGCAACACCAGACGCCGCTGGAAACGCGCAGCATGTATGGCGGGACGGCGCTGGGAACGGC harbors:
- a CDS encoding ankyrin repeat domain-containing protein, which gives rise to MGSNKIVFPDAIAGLLAGDFSRLAPLFADDKPEAGQRCAIIVWVEQGLFANEPKALAEALSCACFLGCTTVAETLIQHGVNAEAGNGTGLNALHWAANRGQLEVVRLLLQHQTPLETRSMYGGTALGTAVWAAIHEPRGDQLPIIEALLDAGARVDEAEYPTGNEQIDELLRRHGAVA